A single region of the Microcella sp. genome encodes:
- a CDS encoding ribbon-helix-helix protein, CopG family yields MKRTIQGKEVDEAQIDQWVDEAEKGYDVEVLRSRWGRAPRGSAAARVIPVRLTAEELAALMARAEKEGLNRSEAIRAALSSWAHVA; encoded by the coding sequence ATGAAGCGCACCATTCAGGGCAAAGAAGTCGACGAGGCTCAGATCGATCAGTGGGTCGACGAAGCCGAAAAGGGCTACGACGTCGAGGTGCTCCGCTCGCGCTGGGGGCGCGCCCCGCGTGGATCAGCGGCTGCGCGGGTCATTCCCGTTCGCCTCACGGCCGAGGAGCTCGCCGCCCTCATGGCACGGGCTGAAAAGGAAGGGCTGAACCGATCGGAGGCAATTCGGGCTGCGCTCAGTTCGTGGGCCCACGTCGCGTGA
- a CDS encoding type III polyketide synthase — MPQILAVAPVLPEHAVTQQQITTELADGMTDDPAARAVMQRIHSASGIDTRHLALPLADYRSIEGFTATNALFAELALPLAERAVLTALAGTGLGVADVDHLFFTTVTGLGAPSLDAQLATSLGFRSDLRRVPSFGLGCVAGAAGLARVADYLAGHPTGVALLVSVELCSLTLQWNDHSMANVVGTGIFGDGAAAVVMVGDAHPLALDAAEPRARVVGSRSALYPESSEMIGWRIGESGFRLMLAAGVPALIDGHFAAAVDELLAEAGWSRADVDDWIAHPGGPRVLESFSAALDLQPAALATSWAVLARAGNMSSAAVLHVLAEGGARPAGTRGVLFALGPGVTAEIVLLEWS; from the coding sequence ATGCCTCAGATTCTCGCGGTAGCACCGGTGCTGCCCGAGCATGCCGTCACCCAGCAGCAGATCACGACCGAGCTCGCCGACGGCATGACCGACGACCCGGCCGCGCGCGCCGTGATGCAGCGCATCCACTCGGCGAGCGGGATCGACACCCGGCACTTGGCGCTGCCGCTCGCCGACTACCGCAGCATCGAGGGCTTCACGGCGACCAACGCCCTCTTCGCCGAACTCGCACTGCCGCTCGCTGAGCGCGCGGTGCTGACGGCGCTCGCCGGGACGGGCCTCGGGGTCGCCGATGTCGACCACCTCTTCTTCACGACGGTGACCGGGCTCGGTGCGCCGTCGCTCGACGCGCAGCTCGCGACGAGCCTGGGCTTCAGGTCAGACCTGCGGCGCGTGCCGAGCTTCGGGCTCGGATGCGTAGCGGGTGCAGCCGGCCTTGCTCGCGTCGCCGACTACCTGGCGGGGCACCCCACAGGAGTCGCCCTGCTCGTCTCGGTCGAGTTGTGCTCGTTGACGCTGCAGTGGAACGACCACTCGATGGCCAACGTGGTCGGCACCGGCATCTTCGGCGACGGCGCGGCCGCCGTCGTGATGGTGGGGGATGCCCATCCGCTCGCTCTCGACGCCGCCGAGCCGCGCGCCCGGGTCGTCGGCAGCCGCAGCGCCCTCTACCCCGAGAGCTCAGAGATGATCGGCTGGCGCATCGGCGAGAGCGGCTTTCGGCTCATGCTCGCGGCCGGGGTGCCCGCGCTCATCGACGGCCACTTCGCCGCGGCAGTCGACGAGCTGCTCGCCGAGGCGGGGTGGAGTCGGGCCGACGTCGACGACTGGATCGCGCACCCGGGAGGGCCGCGCGTGCTCGAGTCGTTCAGCGCCGCGCTCGACCTGCAGCCGGCGGCGCTCGCGACGAGCTGGGCCGTGCTCGCGCGAGCGGGCAACATGTCGTCGGCCGCCGTTCTGCACGTGCTTGCCGAAGGGGGCGCACGCCCGGCCGGCACGCGCGGAGTGCTCTTCGCCCTGGGCCCAGGGGTCACCGCTGAGATCGTCTTGCTGGAGTGGTCATGA
- a CDS encoding HAD hydrolase-like protein yields the protein MPSYTTILLDLDGTITDSAPGITDTLAHTFGVLGMPIPDHDELLRYVGPPILDSFRDRAGMNLAERERALEIYRERYLDRGAYDATLYPGMGLLVADIAAAGIPLSLATSKPELPATLMLEHFTIAHHFDIITGASADEVRSAKADVVAEALIRLRAMDADLTRPVLVGDRVHDVEGAAVHGVPTIAVSWGYGEPSEWAHAIAVAHDVDELRALLGL from the coding sequence ATGCCCTCGTACACGACGATCCTGCTCGACCTCGACGGCACGATCACCGACTCGGCCCCCGGCATCACCGACACGCTCGCCCACACCTTCGGCGTGCTCGGCATGCCGATTCCCGACCACGACGAGCTCCTGCGCTATGTCGGCCCGCCGATTCTCGACTCGTTCCGCGATCGGGCCGGCATGAACCTCGCCGAGCGCGAGCGCGCCCTCGAGATCTACCGCGAGCGCTACCTCGACCGCGGCGCATACGACGCGACGCTCTACCCCGGCATGGGCCTGCTGGTGGCCGACATCGCCGCGGCGGGCATCCCGCTCAGCCTGGCCACCTCGAAGCCCGAGCTGCCGGCAACCCTCATGCTCGAGCACTTCACGATCGCCCACCACTTCGACATCATCACGGGGGCGTCGGCCGACGAGGTGCGCAGTGCAAAGGCCGACGTCGTCGCCGAGGCCCTCATCCGGTTGCGGGCGATGGATGCTGATCTCACGCGCCCCGTGCTGGTCGGCGATCGCGTGCACGACGTCGAGGGCGCAGCGGTGCACGGTGTTCCGACGATCGCCGTGTCGTGGGGCTACGGCGAGCCGTCGGAGTGGGCGCACGCCATCGCCGTCGCCCACGACGTCGACGAGCTGCGCGCCCTGCTCGGTCTCTGA
- a CDS encoding M13-type metalloendopeptidase, with translation MTDALSSGIDRDELDPAVRPQDDLYRHVNGRWIARTPIPDDKARYGSFMVLAEDAEKAVREIIEQAQEAEAGTLEKKVGDLYASFMDDERIEALGAAPLTPLLGEVDAIDDVDALLSTIGSLERRGVPGFVQLFVDNDPGDPERYLIFVEQGGLGLPDEAYYREEKHAETLAAYRAHVERMLALAGLDDAAARAERVVSLESAIAGHHWDAVRNRDAQATYNLATFDEWAARARGVDLARWRDGYGIPPLALTEVVLRQPDVTDGIAAELTGGDLDEWRDWLRYAIVRSMAPYLSTAFVDESFAFFGRTLTGAPELRARWKRGVALVERAMGEAVGATYVERHFKPEAKAAMDDLVANLVEAYRQSIETLEWMTPATRERALEKLRKFTPKIGYPDRWRDYSTLEISADDLLANVQAAGEFEFHRELTKIGSPIDRDEWFMTPQTVNAYYNPGFNEIVFPAAILQYPFFDAGRDAAANYGAIGAVIGHEIGHGFDDQGSRFDGDGRLHDWWTADDRAAFEARTASLIAQYDALEPTEAPGHHVNGALTIGENIGDLGGLGIAWKAYVLSLDGAEPAVIDGLTAAQRFFLSWAQAWQIAIRPEEALRLLSIDPHSPNEFRCNQIVRNIDAFYEAFDVSPDDALWLDPDARVVIW, from the coding sequence GTGACTGACGCGCTCTCGAGCGGTATCGACCGCGACGAACTCGACCCCGCGGTGCGGCCGCAAGACGATCTGTACCGCCACGTGAACGGCCGGTGGATCGCTCGCACGCCGATTCCCGACGACAAAGCGCGCTACGGATCATTCATGGTGCTCGCCGAAGATGCCGAGAAGGCGGTGCGCGAGATCATCGAGCAGGCCCAAGAGGCCGAGGCCGGCACGCTCGAGAAGAAGGTCGGCGACCTCTACGCGAGCTTCATGGACGACGAGCGCATCGAGGCGCTCGGCGCGGCGCCGTTGACGCCGTTGCTGGGCGAGGTTGACGCCATCGATGACGTGGATGCTCTGCTCTCGACCATCGGAAGCCTCGAACGCCGCGGCGTGCCGGGCTTCGTGCAGTTGTTCGTCGACAACGACCCGGGCGACCCTGAGCGCTACCTGATCTTCGTCGAGCAGGGCGGCCTCGGGCTGCCCGACGAGGCCTACTACCGAGAAGAGAAGCACGCCGAGACGCTGGCGGCGTATCGTGCGCACGTCGAGCGCATGCTGGCACTCGCCGGTCTCGACGACGCCGCTGCTCGCGCCGAGCGCGTGGTGTCTCTCGAGTCGGCGATTGCCGGGCACCACTGGGACGCGGTGCGCAACCGCGACGCGCAGGCGACCTACAACCTCGCGACGTTCGACGAGTGGGCTGCGCGCGCTCGAGGTGTCGACCTCGCAAGGTGGCGCGACGGCTACGGCATTCCGCCGCTGGCGCTCACCGAAGTCGTCTTGCGTCAGCCCGACGTGACCGACGGCATCGCGGCCGAGCTCACCGGGGGCGACCTCGACGAGTGGCGCGACTGGTTGCGGTACGCCATCGTGCGCTCGATGGCGCCCTACCTGTCGACCGCCTTCGTCGACGAGAGCTTCGCGTTCTTCGGTCGCACCCTGACCGGGGCTCCCGAGCTTCGTGCGCGGTGGAAGCGCGGCGTCGCCCTCGTCGAGCGCGCCATGGGTGAGGCGGTGGGCGCGACCTATGTCGAGCGGCACTTCAAGCCCGAAGCGAAGGCCGCGATGGACGACCTCGTCGCCAACCTCGTCGAGGCATACCGGCAGAGCATCGAGACGCTCGAGTGGATGACCCCGGCCACTCGAGAGCGCGCGCTCGAGAAGCTTCGCAAGTTCACCCCGAAGATCGGGTATCCAGATCGCTGGCGCGACTACAGCACGCTCGAGATCAGCGCAGACGACCTGCTCGCCAACGTGCAGGCCGCGGGCGAGTTCGAGTTTCACCGTGAACTCACGAAGATCGGCTCGCCGATCGACCGCGACGAGTGGTTCATGACCCCGCAGACGGTCAACGCCTACTACAACCCCGGCTTCAACGAGATCGTCTTTCCTGCGGCCATCCTGCAATACCCCTTCTTCGACGCGGGTCGCGACGCGGCCGCCAACTACGGAGCGATCGGCGCGGTCATCGGTCACGAGATCGGGCACGGGTTCGACGACCAGGGCTCGCGCTTCGATGGCGACGGTCGACTTCACGACTGGTGGACGGCGGATGATCGAGCAGCGTTCGAGGCGCGCACAGCATCGCTCATCGCACAATATGACGCTCTCGAACCGACCGAAGCACCGGGTCATCACGTCAACGGCGCCCTCACGATCGGCGAGAACATCGGAGACCTGGGTGGCCTCGGCATCGCGTGGAAGGCCTACGTGCTCTCGCTCGATGGCGCCGAGCCCGCCGTCATCGATGGCCTCACCGCGGCCCAGCGGTTCTTCTTGTCGTGGGCGCAGGCCTGGCAGATCGCCATCCGACCCGAAGAGGCGCTGCGCCTGCTCTCGATCGACCCGCACTCGCCGAACGAGTTTCGCTGCAACCAGATCGTGCGCAACATCGACGCCTTCTACGAGGCATTCGATGTCTCGCCCGACGACGCCCTCTGGCTCGACCCCGACGCTCGGGTGGTCATTTGGTAG
- a CDS encoding isoprenylcysteine carboxylmethyltransferase family protein: protein MSVVLYIVLVLATGVERLVELVISNRNAAHAFAQGGVEHGKGHFPFMVVLHTGLLLACIAEVVLLDRPFIGALGWPMLVIALLCQAGRYWVIASLGRQWNTRVIVVPGATRVTRGPYRFAWLRHPNYWIVAIEGIALPLVHSAWITAIAFTLLNAVLLLAFRIPTENRALAALRSA from the coding sequence ATGAGTGTTGTGCTGTACATCGTGCTGGTGCTCGCCACGGGGGTCGAACGACTCGTCGAGCTGGTCATCTCGAATCGCAATGCTGCGCATGCCTTCGCACAGGGCGGGGTCGAGCACGGCAAGGGGCACTTCCCGTTCATGGTGGTGCTGCACACGGGCCTCCTGCTCGCCTGCATCGCCGAGGTCGTGCTGCTCGATCGCCCGTTCATCGGCGCCCTCGGCTGGCCCATGCTCGTCATCGCGCTGCTGTGCCAGGCGGGCCGCTACTGGGTGATCGCATCGCTCGGGCGGCAGTGGAACACACGCGTCATCGTCGTGCCCGGAGCGACGCGGGTGACGCGCGGGCCCTACCGCTTCGCGTGGCTGCGGCACCCCAACTACTGGATCGTCGCGATCGAGGGCATCGCACTGCCGCTCGTGCACTCGGCCTGGATCACGGCGATCGCCTTCACCTTGCTCAACGCGGTGCTGCTGCTGGCCTTCCGCATCCCGACCGAGAACCGGGCGCTCGCCGCGCTGCGATCTGCATGA
- a CDS encoding SDR family NAD(P)-dependent oxidoreductase translates to MTSSSPARRTLPADLDLSGRTALVTGCGSAQGIGFATARALAERGALVAMTATTDRIEQRVAELRAEGFEAHGVVARLETESAAASAVGAARSLVGDPSILINNAGMVSVGEEMPRGDIGMSIDEWRSAVDVNLTSVFLVTRAVMAGMRAQGWGRVISVASTTGAVQAARDDLGYATAKAGVLGFTRGLAVDEARSGITVNAVAPGWIATASQLQQEAVEGELVPLGRSGTPAEVASAIAWLASPGASYVTGQLIVVDGGGSVAEEHRPGLWA, encoded by the coding sequence ATGACGAGCTCCTCCCCCGCACGCCGCACCCTGCCCGCCGACCTCGATCTGTCGGGTCGCACCGCCCTCGTCACCGGGTGCGGATCTGCTCAGGGCATCGGCTTCGCCACGGCCCGTGCGCTCGCCGAGCGCGGGGCGCTCGTCGCGATGACGGCGACGACCGACCGCATCGAGCAGCGCGTGGCCGAGCTGCGGGCCGAGGGGTTCGAGGCGCACGGGGTCGTCGCGCGGCTCGAGACCGAGAGCGCCGCGGCCTCGGCCGTCGGGGCTGCGCGGTCGCTCGTGGGCGACCCGAGCATCCTGATCAACAATGCCGGCATGGTGTCGGTGGGCGAAGAGATGCCCCGCGGTGACATCGGCATGTCGATCGACGAGTGGCGCAGCGCCGTCGACGTGAACCTCACGAGCGTCTTTCTCGTCACGCGCGCCGTCATGGCCGGGATGCGGGCGCAGGGTTGGGGGCGCGTGATCAGCGTCGCCTCGACGACCGGCGCCGTGCAGGCCGCGCGCGACGACCTCGGCTACGCCACGGCGAAGGCCGGCGTGCTCGGCTTCACGCGCGGGCTCGCCGTCGACGAGGCGCGCTCGGGCATCACCGTCAACGCCGTCGCCCCCGGCTGGATCGCGACGGCGTCGCAGCTGCAGCAGGAGGCGGTCGAAGGCGAACTCGTGCCGTTGGGGCGCAGCGGCACCCCCGCCGAGGTCGCGAGCGCCATCGCCTGGCTCGCCTCCCCCGGCGCGTCATACGTCACCGGCCAGCTCATCGTCGTCGACGGCGGCGGCTCGGTCGCCGAAGAGCACCGCCCGGGCCTCTGGGCCTGA
- a CDS encoding aldehyde dehydrogenase family protein: protein MPATIAELEPSLIALREGAERWVRLPLAEKRALLREVRATTLAAAPAWVEAACAIKGIDPRKPLAGEEWSSGPYSVITATSALEKTLRQLERGRSPIDEVEFGTAPGGRTTLKVYPYLPKDVVLQGYEARVWLRPGVSLDQARRGVARALRDPHREPRVTLVLGAGNITGIPALDVLTALYQEASAVVVKLNPINAAVGDAIAQAFAPLIDLGVVLITDGDHELGEALMAHELIDRVHLTGSRHTHDAIVWGRDDQAEQRRAAGTPLLSKPISSELGGVGPAIVVPEDGWSSENVDDVARNIVTQRLHNSGFNCVATQVVVLPDAWQRADEFVDAMRRYLAAAPVRPAYYPGASSRQLAVVTVHPDAAVLGGDPNVPRTLVDHLDPEKADEHLFTVETFAPVLGVVRLPGSREPQAFLPAAVAFANDRLDGSLSAGIHIHPVTRERLGEHFDTAVADLRYGTIGINAWTGTIFGMPAGTWGAFPGQTLDDVGSGIGIVHNALLLDPEHVERTVGSGNWKPSPTPLWYVDNKTAHVTARRLTRFAGIDSWAIAAPLGAAAIESYRKG, encoded by the coding sequence GTGCCAGCCACCATCGCCGAGCTCGAACCGTCGCTGATCGCCCTGCGCGAGGGCGCCGAGCGGTGGGTGCGCTTGCCTCTCGCCGAGAAGCGGGCACTGCTGCGCGAGGTGCGCGCGACCACCCTGGCCGCGGCGCCCGCCTGGGTCGAGGCGGCGTGCGCGATCAAAGGCATCGACCCCCGCAAGCCCCTCGCGGGCGAAGAGTGGTCGAGCGGTCCGTATTCGGTGATCACCGCGACGAGCGCCCTCGAGAAGACGCTGCGGCAGCTCGAGCGGGGCCGCTCTCCGATCGACGAGGTCGAGTTCGGCACGGCCCCCGGCGGCCGCACCACCCTGAAGGTATATCCGTATCTGCCGAAAGACGTCGTGCTGCAGGGGTATGAGGCGAGGGTGTGGCTGCGCCCGGGCGTCTCACTCGATCAGGCTCGCCGCGGTGTAGCACGCGCCTTGCGCGACCCGCACCGCGAGCCTCGCGTCACCCTCGTGCTCGGGGCCGGCAACATCACGGGCATCCCCGCTCTCGACGTGCTCACCGCGCTGTACCAAGAAGCATCAGCGGTCGTCGTCAAGCTCAACCCGATCAACGCCGCCGTCGGCGACGCGATCGCGCAAGCATTCGCCCCGCTCATCGACCTCGGCGTCGTGCTCATCACCGATGGCGATCACGAGCTCGGTGAAGCCCTCATGGCGCACGAGCTGATCGACCGCGTGCACCTCACGGGCAGCCGCCACACGCACGATGCGATCGTGTGGGGTCGCGACGATCAGGCTGAGCAGCGGCGCGCCGCCGGCACTCCGCTGCTGAGCAAGCCGATCTCGAGCGAGCTCGGCGGCGTCGGGCCGGCGATCGTGGTGCCCGAAGACGGCTGGTCGAGTGAGAACGTCGACGACGTCGCCCGCAACATCGTCACGCAGCGCCTGCACAACAGCGGCTTCAACTGCGTCGCGACGCAAGTGGTGGTGCTGCCCGATGCGTGGCAGCGTGCCGACGAGTTCGTCGACGCCATGCGCAGGTATCTCGCCGCCGCCCCGGTTCGGCCCGCCTACTACCCCGGTGCTTCGAGCCGGCAGCTCGCCGTCGTCACCGTGCACCCCGATGCCGCCGTGCTCGGCGGCGACCCCAACGTGCCCCGCACTCTCGTCGACCACCTCGACCCCGAGAAGGCCGACGAGCACCTGTTCACCGTCGAGACGTTCGCCCCCGTGCTGGGCGTGGTGCGGCTGCCCGGATCGCGCGAGCCTCAGGCCTTCCTGCCTGCGGCCGTCGCCTTCGCCAATGATCGCCTCGACGGCTCACTGAGTGCCGGAATCCACATCCACCCCGTCACGCGCGAGCGCCTCGGCGAGCACTTCGACACCGCTGTCGCCGACCTGCGCTACGGCACCATCGGCATCAATGCGTGGACGGGCACGATCTTCGGCATGCCCGCCGGCACGTGGGGCGCGTTTCCCGGGCAGACGCTCGACGACGTCGGCAGCGGTATCGGCATCGTGCACAACGCGCTACTGCTCGACCCCGAGCACGTCGAGCGCACGGTCGGCAGCGGAAACTGGAAGCCTTCGCCGACCCCCCTCTGGTACGTCGACAACAAGACGGCACACGTCACGGCGCGGCGCTTGACCCGCTTCGCCGGCATCGATTCGTGGGCCATCGCCGCACCCCTCGGTGCGGCTGCGATCGAGAGCTATCGCAAGGGATGA
- a CDS encoding MFS transporter — protein sequence MTRPTAARPSLNAWRLAVFAVFAINGLAMASWFARTPAIRDALEVRTDQFGVLIMAMAAGSIAGLLASSHIIARIGSRTTILIALLSCVLALGLLGVGSATLGSFPIAFAALALFGASTGITDVAMNVEGAGVEQAQGRSIMPWFHAAWSIGTIVGAGIAAGVAAIGVSLDAHLAVMAVLLAGATLFAVRFLPKHRVLPGLDDDGPGPQRSTFGERMAIWREPRTLVIGLIVLGMAFAEGSANDWLALAMVDGRGVDAATGALYFGLFATAMTAGRIGGVWVLDRFGRVPVLRASALVAMAGIAVLILVPHPVAAAFGIVAWGLGAALGFPVGMSAAADEPSKAAARVAAVATVGYFAFLVGPPVLGFLGEQFGLLNAFWVVLVLIALAFVATPAARETGSAATAKHPVQDARP from the coding sequence GTGACCAGGCCCACCGCCGCCCGCCCCTCGCTGAACGCCTGGCGTCTCGCCGTGTTCGCGGTCTTCGCCATCAACGGCCTCGCCATGGCGAGCTGGTTCGCGCGAACGCCTGCCATTCGCGATGCGCTCGAGGTGCGCACCGACCAGTTCGGGGTGCTCATCATGGCGATGGCAGCAGGCTCGATCGCCGGTCTGCTCGCGTCGTCGCACATCATCGCGCGGATCGGATCGCGCACGACGATCCTCATCGCCCTGCTCAGCTGCGTGCTCGCTCTCGGGCTGCTCGGCGTCGGCTCGGCCACGCTCGGCTCGTTTCCGATCGCCTTCGCGGCTCTGGCTCTGTTCGGCGCCTCGACGGGCATCACCGACGTCGCCATGAATGTCGAAGGAGCGGGCGTCGAGCAAGCACAGGGCCGCAGCATCATGCCGTGGTTCCACGCCGCGTGGAGCATCGGAACGATCGTCGGCGCCGGCATCGCCGCCGGTGTCGCCGCGATCGGAGTGTCGCTCGATGCGCACCTCGCCGTGATGGCCGTGCTGCTCGCCGGCGCGACACTCTTCGCTGTGCGCTTTCTGCCGAAGCACCGAGTGCTGCCGGGCCTCGATGATGACGGTCCCGGCCCCCAGCGGTCGACCTTCGGCGAGCGCATGGCGATCTGGCGCGAGCCGCGCACGCTCGTCATCGGGCTCATCGTGCTCGGCATGGCCTTCGCCGAGGGCTCAGCCAACGACTGGCTCGCTCTCGCGATGGTCGACGGCCGCGGAGTCGACGCCGCGACGGGAGCCCTCTATTTCGGCCTGTTCGCCACCGCGATGACGGCGGGGCGCATCGGCGGGGTCTGGGTGCTCGATCGCTTCGGGCGCGTGCCGGTGCTGCGCGCGTCGGCACTCGTGGCGATGGCGGGCATCGCTGTGCTCATCCTGGTGCCTCACCCGGTCGCGGCCGCGTTCGGCATCGTCGCCTGGGGCCTCGGCGCTGCGCTCGGCTTTCCGGTGGGCATGTCGGCGGCCGCCGATGAGCCGTCGAAGGCCGCGGCTCGCGTGGCCGCGGTCGCGACGGTGGGCTACTTCGCGTTCTTGGTCGGCCCGCCCGTGCTCGGATTCCTCGGCGAGCAGTTCGGTCTGCTCAACGCCTTCTGGGTGGTGCTCGTGCTCATCGCGCTCGCGTTCGTCGCGACCCCCGCGGCCCGAGAGACGGGTTCGGCCGCGACGGCGAAGCACCCGGTTCAGGATGCCCGCCCCTAG
- a CDS encoding NAD(P)/FAD-dependent oxidoreductase translates to MTAALDADVLIAGGGPIGLATALELHARGLTAVVLEPREGTIDKACGEGLMPGALAALSRLGVDPAGHPLRGIRYQDARRAVTHRYRSAAGRGVRRTVLHEALRSRAAEVGIETRHERVDEITQHDDAVVVGTLRARWLIGADGLHSTVRAVSGLDRPARESTRGARRFGLRQHFAVAPWSDLVEVTYLPAAELYVTPVDEGTVGVAVLAPRPLDLTTAIEQAPALRERLAGADEASSLRGAGPLRQRTLARTSGRVALVGDASGYVDALTGEGLRVGLAQAQVLAECLAVGSLARYERAWARSTRDFRVLTAGLLAAATSPARGLIVPTARALPSVFGAVVERLAR, encoded by the coding sequence ATGACCGCGGCGCTCGACGCCGACGTGCTCATCGCCGGTGGCGGGCCGATCGGGCTGGCGACGGCGCTCGAACTGCACGCGCGCGGGCTCACCGCGGTCGTGCTCGAACCGCGCGAGGGAACGATCGATAAGGCGTGCGGCGAAGGGCTCATGCCCGGCGCGCTCGCGGCGCTCAGCAGGTTGGGCGTCGACCCCGCGGGGCACCCGCTGCGGGGCATCCGGTATCAGGATGCCCGCCGCGCCGTCACGCACCGCTACCGCTCTGCCGCCGGTCGTGGAGTTCGACGCACGGTGCTGCACGAGGCCCTGCGGTCGCGCGCGGCCGAGGTCGGCATCGAGACGCGGCATGAGCGGGTCGACGAGATCACGCAGCACGACGACGCGGTCGTCGTGGGCACGCTGCGCGCGCGCTGGCTCATCGGAGCCGACGGCCTGCACTCGACCGTTCGCGCGGTGAGCGGGCTCGATCGGCCCGCGCGCGAGTCGACCCGGGGCGCTCGCCGATTCGGGCTGCGGCAGCACTTCGCGGTCGCGCCGTGGAGCGACCTCGTCGAAGTGACCTACCTGCCCGCGGCCGAGCTCTACGTCACGCCCGTCGACGAGGGCACGGTCGGCGTCGCCGTGCTCGCCCCTCGGCCGCTCGACCTGACGACGGCGATCGAGCAGGCGCCCGCACTGCGCGAGCGGCTCGCCGGCGCCGATGAGGCGAGCAGCCTGCGCGGGGCGGGCCCGCTGCGCCAGCGCACACTGGCCCGCACGAGCGGACGGGTCGCGCTCGTCGGCGACGCCTCCGGGTACGTGGATGCTCTCACCGGCGAAGGGCTGCGTGTCGGGCTCGCCCAGGCGCAGGTGCTCGCCGAGTGTCTCGCCGTCGGGTCGCTCGCGCGCTATGAGCGCGCGTGGGCGCGGTCGACGCGAGACTTCCGCGTGCTGACGGCGGGGCTGCTCGCTGCGGCGACCTCGCCCGCGCGCGGCCTCATCGTGCCGACCGCCCGAGCGTTGCCGAGCGTTTTCGGCGCGGTCGTCGAACGTCTCGCCCGCTGA
- the nucS gene encoding endonuclease NucS: MRLVIARCSVDYAGRLSAHLPLATRLLIHKSDGSLLVHADSLSYKPLNWMSPPCTLVIDEPDDDQREAGVVELWRVTHAKTADLLVVSIHEVLHDSAHEFGVDPGLQKDGVEAHLQKLLAEHIELLGEGYALVRREYMTAIGPVDILARDASGASVAVEIKRRGGIDGVEQLTRYLELMNRDPLLAPVSGVFAAQEIAPQARTLAEDRGIRCLLLDYDAMRGLDDGVPRLF, translated from the coding sequence GTGAGACTCGTCATCGCCCGCTGCTCCGTCGACTACGCGGGCAGGCTCAGTGCGCACCTGCCCCTCGCGACGCGCCTGCTCATCCACAAGAGCGACGGCAGCCTGCTGGTGCACGCCGACTCGCTCAGCTACAAGCCGCTCAACTGGATGAGCCCGCCGTGCACTCTCGTCATCGACGAGCCCGACGACGACCAGCGCGAGGCGGGGGTCGTCGAGCTGTGGCGCGTCACGCACGCGAAGACCGCCGACCTGCTCGTCGTGAGCATCCACGAGGTGCTGCACGACTCCGCCCACGAGTTCGGCGTCGACCCCGGCCTGCAGAAAGACGGCGTCGAGGCGCACCTGCAGAAGCTGCTCGCCGAGCACATCGAGCTGCTGGGCGAGGGCTACGCGCTCGTGCGCCGCGAGTACATGACGGCGATCGGGCCGGTCGACATCTTGGCGCGCGACGCGAGCGGAGCATCCGTCGCCGTCGAGATCAAGCGCCGGGGCGGCATCGACGGCGTCGAGCAGTTGACGCGCTACCTCGAACTCATGAACCGCGACCCGCTGCTCGCCCCGGTCAGCGGCGTCTTCGCGGCGCAAGAGATCGCTCCGCAGGCGCGCACGCTCGCCGAAGACCGCGGCATCCGGTGCCTGCTGCTCGACTACGACGCCATGCGCGGTCTCGACGACGGCGTGCCCCGACTGTTCTAG
- a CDS encoding CsbD family protein — MNDTGDKMSHKGEELGGKAKEAAGKVTDNEELEAEGRADQAKANFKQAGDNVKDAFSS; from the coding sequence ATGAACGACACCGGAGACAAGATGAGCCACAAGGGCGAAGAGCTCGGCGGCAAGGCCAAAGAGGCGGCCGGCAAGGTCACCGACAACGAAGAGCTCGAAGCCGAGGGTCGCGCCGATCAGGCGAAGGCCAACTTCAAGCAGGCTGGCGACAACGTGAAAGACGCGTTCTCGAGCTAG